The Geobacter sp. AOG2 genome includes a window with the following:
- a CDS encoding efflux RND transporter periplasmic adaptor subunit, whose protein sequence is MQKRIIIGATIVTALALTAFLVMCRRPAETGVLKVSGTIEVTTVELSFKVGGRLAQRLVDEGEMVTAGQLVARLEDDELREDKNVRAAEKRSAQAALADLRAGSRREEIAQAEAVLVRMKAEAERLKKDAIRSEALFKRDVIPQKDLDAARAGRDASAAAVREAEQHLKLLRIGPRPDAVRQAKSQVEAAEAGLALTETRLSQSMLSAPLSGLVLAKHAEQGEMLAVGAPVVTIGKMDDVWLRAYIPESEMGRVKVGQRARVTVDTWPGRLFEGTVSFISPEAEFTPKNVQTEKERVKLVYRIKITLSNPRMELKPGMPADAVIETGSQKGSPQGSTH, encoded by the coding sequence ATGCAGAAAAGGATAATTATCGGCGCCACTATTGTCACGGCACTTGCCCTGACGGCATTCCTCGTCATGTGCCGCAGACCGGCAGAGACGGGAGTTCTCAAGGTTTCGGGGACAATAGAGGTTACCACGGTCGAGCTGTCGTTCAAGGTCGGTGGCCGCTTGGCCCAGCGCCTGGTTGATGAGGGTGAGATGGTCACAGCCGGCCAGTTGGTGGCGCGTCTGGAGGATGACGAACTGAGAGAGGACAAAAACGTCCGGGCGGCTGAAAAGCGTTCGGCCCAGGCGGCCCTGGCCGACCTGCGGGCCGGTAGCCGCCGCGAGGAGATCGCCCAGGCCGAGGCGGTCCTGGTGCGGATGAAGGCCGAGGCGGAACGTTTGAAAAAGGATGCCATCCGCTCCGAAGCGCTCTTCAAACGTGACGTTATCCCCCAGAAGGACCTAGATGCCGCCCGAGCCGGGCGCGACGCCTCGGCGGCCGCGGTGCGTGAGGCAGAGCAGCACCTGAAACTACTGCGAATCGGGCCCCGGCCGGATGCGGTGCGACAGGCAAAGTCGCAAGTTGAAGCAGCCGAGGCTGGGTTGGCCCTGACCGAAACGCGCCTTTCCCAGAGCATGCTCTCTGCACCTCTAAGCGGGCTGGTTCTGGCCAAACATGCCGAGCAGGGGGAGATGTTGGCCGTGGGCGCTCCGGTCGTCACCATCGGAAAAATGGACGATGTCTGGCTGCGGGCCTATATTCCGGAATCCGAGATGGGGCGGGTCAAGGTTGGGCAGCGGGCACGCGTCACCGTGGACACTTGGCCGGGACGCCTCTTCGAGGGGACGGTGTCCTTCATCTCGCCCGAGGCGGAATTCACCCCTAAAAACGTCCAGACAGAGAAGGAGCGGGTCAAACTGGTCTACCGCATCAAAATAACCCTGTCCAACCCCAGGATGGAACTGAAGCCGGGCATGCCGGCCGATGCGGTGATCGAGACGGGAAGTCAGAAGGGCTCGCCCCAAGGGAGCACTCATTGA
- a CDS encoding MXAN_6640 family putative metalloprotease, with product MESWLRRLAVALVCALGLTLPGYAGQLDDYYLAAFGEQAGSAMEKALLSTTAETAGTAQCGTPLKHGLSRDWSQLEAATQVVLAKQLAAPTLTGEATLLSSSGHFLIHYATSGSDVPTPATGYSVTSWVQTVADTFENVYSHYMTVYGYHPPPGTPYNIYLRSLASLKIYGQTTSTSSAPSTGFANAYGSYIEIDKDFTSTVFHPLIYTPLQSLQITAAHEYHHAIQYGYNFFFDVWYAEATSTWYEDELYDGVNQLYAYLSASLLNTNLSLNIAPNISTGGGYGRWLFNRHLAEAHGGQSIVRSFWERLATTTPSGGDIPMLPIIDTLLQADGSSLGTDFLGYAGKLYTGAWTTHQSETVLIPSPTMAGEFSAYPITVASIPSPSTTLPHYSFAFFRILPPAASPATLTITLTADAGISAVAFRKTGTGTSSFIPGTGNNLITVPAFNTADEVVLLLANTTGNDNLFAGFSSDGTQIAYALPGTTIQSATPSSAPASVTLSWSAVAGATSYQIYRSATSSTSLSLYNEVSATSFVDSAIVVDHTYYYSVMPIKSAGLTGPASQVANVTVPAATASSSGGGGGCFIATAAYGSYLHPQVRVLRDFRDHYLLTNAPGRAFVAFYYRFSPPLAGIIARHEVLRALTRLLLTPIVMAVAHPMMMGVALLLATSLYIPVRRRWKRIIQARTA from the coding sequence ATGGAAAGCTGGCTCAGGAGGCTCGCCGTCGCGCTTGTTTGCGCACTTGGCCTCACCCTGCCGGGATATGCCGGGCAACTTGACGACTATTATCTGGCCGCATTCGGCGAACAGGCCGGTAGCGCCATGGAGAAAGCGCTCCTGTCCACGACGGCGGAAACAGCCGGGACCGCCCAATGTGGAACTCCGCTCAAGCACGGGCTCAGCCGGGATTGGAGCCAATTGGAAGCGGCAACCCAGGTGGTCCTTGCCAAACAGCTTGCCGCGCCGACTCTGACGGGCGAGGCAACCCTCCTCTCCAGCAGCGGACACTTCCTGATCCACTACGCAACATCGGGCAGCGACGTCCCCACGCCGGCAACCGGCTATAGCGTGACCTCATGGGTTCAGACCGTGGCTGACACCTTCGAAAACGTTTATTCGCACTACATGACCGTTTACGGCTACCACCCGCCGCCAGGCACCCCCTACAACATCTATCTGCGCAGCCTGGCTTCGCTGAAAATATACGGGCAAACGACATCAACTTCTTCTGCACCCTCCACAGGTTTCGCCAATGCCTACGGAAGCTACATCGAAATCGACAAGGATTTCACCAGTACCGTCTTTCATCCGCTGATATACACTCCTCTGCAAAGCCTCCAGATCACTGCTGCCCACGAATATCACCATGCCATCCAATACGGTTACAACTTCTTTTTTGATGTCTGGTATGCCGAGGCAACCTCCACCTGGTACGAGGACGAATTATACGATGGCGTCAACCAGCTTTATGCGTACCTCAGCGCATCACTGCTGAATACGAACTTGAGCCTCAATATCGCCCCCAACATCTCCACAGGCGGCGGGTACGGCCGCTGGCTGTTCAACCGACATCTTGCCGAAGCACATGGCGGGCAAAGCATCGTGCGTAGTTTCTGGGAACGCCTGGCGACAACAACGCCATCCGGGGGCGACATCCCCATGCTGCCCATAATCGACACGCTGTTACAAGCGGACGGTTCAAGCCTGGGCACGGATTTTCTCGGCTATGCCGGCAAGCTGTACACCGGTGCCTGGACTACCCATCAATCGGAGACCGTGCTGATTCCATCCCCAACCATGGCAGGGGAATTCAGTGCCTACCCGATAACGGTTGCCTCTATCCCCTCGCCGTCCACAACCTTGCCGCACTACTCGTTCGCATTCTTCCGCATACTGCCGCCAGCCGCTTCACCCGCGACATTAACCATTACCCTCACCGCCGATGCCGGTATTTCGGCCGTCGCTTTCCGCAAGACAGGGACCGGCACGAGCTCATTCATCCCCGGTACCGGCAACAATCTCATAACGGTCCCCGCTTTCAACACCGCCGACGAGGTCGTGCTCCTGCTTGCAAACACCACCGGCAACGACAACCTTTTTGCCGGATTCAGCAGCGACGGAACCCAAATCGCGTATGCCCTGCCGGGAACAACAATCCAGTCGGCTACTCCTTCCAGCGCACCGGCATCGGTCACCTTGTCATGGTCGGCGGTCGCCGGGGCAACAAGCTACCAAATATACCGCTCGGCGACCTCTTCCACATCCCTTTCCCTCTACAATGAAGTATCGGCGACCTCCTTTGTCGACAGCGCCATTGTTGTGGATCACACCTATTACTATTCGGTAATGCCCATCAAATCGGCCGGGCTTACTGGACCGGCTTCGCAAGTGGCAAACGTCACCGTACCTGCGGCTACAGCTTCCTCATCCGGCGGCGGTGGTGGCTGTTTCATCGCCACAGCGGCATACGGCAGCTACCTTCACCCCCAGGTCCGGGTGTTACGCGACTTCCGCGACCATTACCTGCTGACCAACGCCCCCGGCCGGGCCTTTGTGGCGTTCTATTATCGTTTCAGTCCACCACTGGCAGGCATTATCGCCCGCCATGAGGTACTTCGCGCTCTCACGCGGTTACTTCTGACGCCGATTGTCATGGCCGTTGCCCACCCGATGATGATGGGCGTCGCATTGCTATTGGCAACAAGCCTGTACATCCCGGTACGACGGCGGTGGAAGAGGATCATTCAGGCCCGAACCGCGTGA
- the metK gene encoding methionine adenosyltransferase yields the protein MSEKFIFTSESVSEGHPDKVADQVSDAILDAILTQDKTARVACETLVTTGMAVIAGEITTNAVINYSEIVRNTIKEIGYTDSEMGFDADTCAVLVSIDRQSPDIAQGVNEGDGLHKEQGAGDQGLMFGYACNETPELMPMPIQLAHELVAKLAEVRKSGQLDFLRPDSKSQVSVEYVDGKPSRIDTVVISTQHTPDVTHKEIEERVIAEVVKKVIPANLLDADTRYFINPTGRFVVGGPMGDCGLTGRKIIVDTYGGMGRHGGGAFSGKDPSKVDRSAAYMGRYVAKNLVAAGLCERCEVQVAYAIGVAQPVSIMVHTFGTGKVNEDRLAELVREVFDMRPRAIIEQLDLLRPIYKKTAAYGHFGRELPEFSWEKTDKAEILKTKAGI from the coding sequence ATGTCCGAAAAATTCATATTCACCTCAGAGTCGGTATCCGAAGGTCATCCCGATAAGGTTGCCGATCAGGTCTCCGATGCCATTCTCGACGCCATTCTTACCCAGGACAAAACGGCCCGTGTGGCCTGCGAAACCCTGGTGACCACCGGCATGGCCGTCATCGCCGGAGAGATCACCACCAACGCCGTCATCAATTATTCCGAGATCGTGCGCAATACCATCAAGGAGATCGGTTACACCGACTCTGAAATGGGCTTCGACGCCGACACCTGCGCGGTGCTGGTTTCAATCGACCGCCAGTCGCCCGACATCGCCCAAGGGGTGAATGAGGGTGACGGCCTGCACAAAGAGCAGGGTGCTGGCGACCAGGGGCTGATGTTCGGCTATGCCTGCAACGAAACCCCCGAACTTATGCCCATGCCGATCCAGTTGGCCCATGAACTGGTAGCAAAACTGGCCGAGGTGCGCAAATCCGGGCAGTTGGACTTTCTCCGTCCCGACTCCAAGTCCCAGGTTTCGGTTGAATACGTGGACGGCAAGCCGAGCCGTATCGACACGGTGGTCATCTCCACCCAGCACACCCCCGACGTGACCCACAAGGAGATCGAAGAACGAGTGATCGCGGAGGTGGTCAAAAAGGTCATTCCGGCTAACCTGCTGGATGCCGATACCCGCTATTTCATTAACCCCACCGGCCGCTTCGTGGTGGGAGGTCCCATGGGCGATTGCGGCCTGACCGGCCGCAAGATCATCGTCGATACCTATGGTGGCATGGGCCGTCACGGGGGCGGTGCCTTTTCCGGCAAAGATCCCTCCAAGGTGGACCGCTCGGCGGCCTACATGGGACGCTACGTGGCCAAGAACCTGGTGGCCGCCGGTCTGTGCGAACGGTGCGAAGTGCAGGTGGCCTATGCCATCGGCGTGGCTCAGCCGGTCTCCATCATGGTGCATACCTTCGGCACCGGCAAGGTGAACGAAGACCGTTTGGCGGAACTGGTGCGCGAGGTATTCGACATGCGTCCCCGCGCCATCATCGAACAGCTCGACCTGCTCCGTCCGATCTACAAAAAGACCGCGGCATACGGCCACTTCGGCCGTGAGCTGCCCGAATTCAGCTGGGAGAAAACCGACAAGGCAGAGATTCTCAAGACCAAGGCGGGCATCTAA
- the leuB gene encoding 3-isopropylmalate dehydrogenase — protein sequence MAQGYKVAVLPGDGIGPEVMAEALRVLDAVEKKYQVTFERTHANVGGAGIDNEGKALPETTVNICKSSDAILFGSVGGPKWETLPPDEQPERGALLPLRKIFGLYANLRPAIIFPSLTGASSLKEEVIAGGFNVLVIRELTGGIYFSQPKGIEGSGRDRIGVDTMRYSVPEIERITHVAFQAARKRGKKVCSIDKANVLSSSVLWREIVTTIAREYPDVELSHMYVDNAAMQLVRWPKQFDVILCENMFGDILSDEAAMLTGSLGMLPSASLAEGTFGMYEPSGGSAPDIAGQGIANPIAQILSAGMMLRFSFGMVEASDAIDNAVAKILDQGFRTRDIYQNKPGEKLVNTKEIGDAIIAAL from the coding sequence ATGGCACAAGGGTATAAGGTAGCAGTCCTGCCGGGCGACGGCATCGGACCGGAGGTGATGGCCGAGGCGTTGCGGGTACTGGACGCCGTTGAGAAGAAATACCAGGTAACCTTCGAACGGACCCACGCCAACGTGGGCGGGGCCGGCATCGACAACGAGGGCAAAGCCCTGCCCGAGACAACGGTGAACATCTGCAAGTCCAGTGATGCCATCCTGTTTGGGTCGGTGGGGGGGCCAAAGTGGGAAACCCTGCCGCCCGACGAACAGCCGGAGCGCGGGGCGCTGCTCCCCCTGCGCAAGATCTTCGGCCTCTATGCCAACCTGCGGCCGGCCATTATCTTCCCGTCCCTTACCGGCGCATCGTCGCTCAAGGAGGAGGTCATCGCGGGCGGTTTCAACGTCCTGGTCATTCGCGAGCTGACCGGCGGCATCTACTTCTCCCAGCCCAAGGGTATCGAGGGGAGCGGCCGGGACCGTATCGGTGTGGACACCATGCGCTACTCCGTGCCGGAGATCGAGCGCATTACCCATGTGGCCTTTCAGGCAGCCCGCAAGCGGGGCAAAAAGGTCTGTTCCATCGACAAGGCCAACGTTCTCTCCAGCTCGGTATTGTGGCGCGAGATCGTCACGACCATTGCCAGGGAGTACCCGGACGTGGAGCTGTCCCATATGTACGTGGACAACGCCGCCATGCAACTGGTGCGCTGGCCCAAACAGTTCGACGTGATCCTGTGTGAGAACATGTTCGGCGATATTCTCTCCGACGAGGCTGCCATGCTGACCGGCTCTCTGGGCATGCTGCCGTCTGCGTCCCTGGCCGAGGGCACCTTCGGCATGTATGAGCCGTCCGGCGGCTCGGCCCCGGATATCGCCGGCCAGGGGATCGCCAACCCCATCGCCCAGATCCTTTCGGCGGGTATGATGCTTCGCTTCTCCTTCGGCATGGTCGAAGCATCCGACGCCATCGACAACGCCGTGGCCAAGATCCTGGACCAGGGTTTCCGCACCCGTGACATCTATCAGAATAAACCGGGGGAAAAACTGGTGAACACGAAAGAGATCGGCGACGCGATCATCGCGGCATTATAG
- the asd gene encoding aspartate-semialdehyde dehydrogenase, translating into MKVGIVGWRGMVGSVLMQRMQEEGDFTIGIEPVFFSTSQAGQPAPMNAGSLKSADDIAELKKLDVILTCQGGDYTKAVHPQLRKEGWNGYWIDAASTLRMEPEAVIILDPVNRNVIDAALAKGQKDFIGGNCTVSLMLMGLGGLFRAGLVEWLSSMTYQAASGAGAPNMRELLAQKGVLHDSVAHLLKDPSSAILEIDRKVTATLRSDVMPKKEFGYPLAGSVLPWIDREVEDGQSREEWKGFAETNKILGTTTPIPVDGICVRVGAMRCHSQGLTIKLTQDVPLADIEQLIANDNQWAKLVPNTKADTLAQLTPAAVSGTLMVPVGRVRKMKMGPQYLQAFTCGDQLLWGAAEPLRRMLRILVEK; encoded by the coding sequence ATGAAAGTCGGAATCGTCGGTTGGCGCGGTATGGTCGGTTCGGTCCTCATGCAGCGGATGCAGGAGGAGGGTGATTTCACCATTGGTATCGAGCCGGTGTTCTTCTCTACGTCCCAGGCCGGGCAGCCGGCCCCCATGAACGCCGGCAGCCTCAAGAGTGCCGACGATATCGCCGAGTTGAAGAAGCTCGACGTCATCCTCACCTGCCAGGGGGGCGACTACACCAAGGCGGTTCACCCGCAACTGCGCAAAGAGGGGTGGAACGGCTATTGGATTGACGCGGCCAGCACCCTGCGCATGGAACCGGAAGCGGTCATCATTCTCGACCCGGTCAACCGCAACGTCATCGATGCAGCCTTGGCCAAGGGACAAAAAGACTTCATCGGCGGTAACTGCACCGTCAGCCTGATGCTGATGGGGCTGGGGGGGCTGTTCCGTGCCGGGTTGGTGGAATGGCTCTCCTCCATGACCTACCAGGCGGCCTCCGGCGCAGGCGCCCCCAACATGCGTGAACTGCTCGCTCAGAAGGGCGTTCTGCACGACTCGGTCGCGCACCTGCTCAAGGACCCCTCGTCGGCCATACTGGAGATCGATCGGAAGGTGACCGCCACCCTCCGTAGCGATGTCATGCCCAAGAAGGAGTTCGGCTACCCCTTGGCCGGGAGCGTGCTCCCCTGGATCGATCGGGAGGTGGAGGATGGCCAGAGCCGCGAGGAATGGAAAGGGTTTGCCGAGACCAACAAGATTCTGGGCACGACCACGCCGATCCCGGTGGACGGCATCTGCGTACGGGTCGGTGCCATGCGCTGCCACAGTCAGGGATTGACCATCAAGCTCACGCAGGACGTGCCGTTGGCCGACATCGAACAGTTGATCGCCAACGACAACCAGTGGGCCAAGCTGGTGCCCAACACCAAGGCCGACACCCTGGCCCAACTTACCCCGGCTGCGGTCTCCGGCACCCTTATGGTTCCGGTCGGCCGGGTGCGCAAGATGAAGATGGGACCCCAGTACCTGCAGGCCTTCACCTGCGGCGACCAACTCCTGTGGGGTGCGGCGGAACCGTTGCGGCGCATGTTGAGAATCCTTGTTGAGAAGTAA
- a CDS encoding U32 family peptidase — protein sequence MNSVVNKPELLAPAGSLESFFAAMEKGADAVYAGLRDFSARARAKNFTMGQMERMLAYAHAHGRKIYITLNTLVKEKELPQLVETLAALAGMRVDGVILQDLAVARLIRRHFPTIPLHASTQMTIHNTAGVKMLEDLGFQRAVLARELALDEVAAIAAATSVEIETFVHGALCFSVSGQCFFSSYLGGHSGNRGRCAQPCRRLYNHRGKEGHYFSTSDLSAIDMLPELAKAGVKSLKIEGRMKSAEYVASVVEAYRLVLDAPERSRKEALGTAKEVLKYSFGRTPTKGFLASQQPDDIANPWQKGGTGRFVGQIKGVKGNRLTFESRDPLFVGDRLRAQPKSDMAGQAWTVRELFVGRKKVMEARAGSVVEVETPFRFSVGDSVYKVSSREAFTLSENACLRRLESVQRDKVPCRLRVALHDGVMHIDAEAGGLKHPFQFPLGPLEPARSGDMQSVLHGQFARTGETPFLLESLEAPDFPVVLIPSAIFKEVRRQFYRQLDEVLSTGFRERVTASRTAALGDVAEFRAGPVTTGPKEVLAVVMDQPKDWRFPLQSGADTTILPLSRAAIHQLPGTIPRMRGYEERVIWQLPFIIFDRDMQLYRDTLRQLHQAGFRNFEAANLSHFLLLKGLAGVRISTWHRCFSLNSQALAAWRELGAETCTLYIEDDAANLTDLLAARVNVERRVIAYAPLSVMTTKIRIKDVHSNIPLHSDRGEAYSVTSRDGLQTISAATPFSLTARHSELRRAGCCSYVIDLRQAPRESWNEILAAFKAGREIPGTTEFNYATELV from the coding sequence ATGAACTCAGTAGTGAACAAACCCGAACTCCTGGCCCCGGCCGGGTCGTTGGAATCCTTCTTCGCCGCCATGGAAAAGGGGGCTGATGCGGTCTATGCCGGGCTGCGCGACTTCTCCGCCCGAGCCCGGGCCAAGAACTTCACCATGGGCCAGATGGAACGGATGCTGGCCTATGCCCACGCCCACGGCCGGAAGATCTACATCACCCTCAACACCCTGGTGAAGGAGAAGGAATTGCCACAACTGGTGGAGACCCTGGCCGCCCTGGCGGGGATGCGGGTGGACGGAGTGATCCTCCAGGACCTGGCCGTGGCCCGGCTGATTCGCCGTCACTTCCCCACCATACCGCTCCACGCCTCGACCCAGATGACCATTCACAACACGGCCGGCGTCAAGATGCTGGAAGATTTGGGATTTCAGCGGGCGGTACTGGCCCGCGAACTGGCCCTGGACGAGGTGGCGGCCATTGCCGCGGCCACGTCGGTGGAGATTGAGACCTTTGTCCACGGCGCCCTTTGTTTTTCCGTCTCGGGGCAGTGCTTCTTCTCCTCTTATCTGGGGGGGCACAGCGGCAACCGGGGGCGCTGCGCCCAACCCTGCCGCCGCCTGTATAACCATCGCGGCAAAGAGGGGCATTACTTTTCCACCAGTGACCTGTCGGCCATCGACATGCTGCCGGAACTGGCCAAGGCCGGGGTGAAATCCCTCAAGATAGAGGGGCGCATGAAATCGGCCGAGTACGTGGCCAGCGTGGTCGAGGCCTACCGACTGGTCCTGGATGCGCCGGAGCGGTCCCGCAAGGAAGCGCTGGGCACTGCCAAAGAGGTCCTGAAATATTCCTTCGGCCGTACCCCGACCAAAGGCTTTCTTGCCTCCCAACAGCCGGACGACATCGCCAACCCCTGGCAGAAGGGGGGGACCGGTCGTTTCGTCGGCCAGATCAAGGGAGTTAAGGGCAACCGCTTGACCTTCGAGAGTCGTGACCCTTTGTTCGTGGGGGATCGGCTGCGAGCCCAGCCCAAGAGCGATATGGCCGGTCAGGCTTGGACCGTGCGTGAGCTATTCGTGGGTCGCAAGAAGGTGATGGAGGCTCGCGCGGGCAGCGTGGTGGAAGTGGAAACCCCCTTCCGTTTCAGTGTCGGGGACTCGGTCTATAAAGTCTCCTCCCGCGAGGCCTTCACCCTGAGCGAGAATGCCTGCCTGCGGCGGCTGGAGTCGGTGCAGCGGGATAAGGTGCCGTGTCGGCTGCGGGTCGCTCTGCATGACGGTGTCATGCATATAGACGCCGAGGCCGGTGGGTTGAAGCACCCATTCCAATTTCCCCTCGGCCCGTTGGAGCCGGCCCGTAGCGGAGACATGCAGTCAGTGCTCCATGGGCAGTTTGCCAGGACCGGCGAGACACCCTTCCTGCTGGAATCCTTGGAGGCTCCCGATTTCCCGGTGGTGTTGATACCGTCGGCCATCTTTAAGGAGGTGCGGCGGCAGTTTTATCGACAGTTGGACGAGGTTCTCTCCACGGGCTTCCGTGAGCGGGTCACTGCATCTCGTACGGCGGCCTTGGGCGATGTGGCGGAGTTTCGCGCAGGCCCCGTTACTACCGGCCCCAAGGAGGTCCTGGCGGTGGTCATGGATCAACCCAAGGATTGGCGTTTCCCACTGCAAAGCGGTGCCGATACCACGATTCTGCCGCTCTCCAGGGCGGCCATCCACCAACTCCCCGGAACGATTCCCCGCATGCGCGGCTATGAGGAGCGCGTAATTTGGCAGCTCCCCTTCATAATCTTCGACCGGGATATGCAACTGTATCGCGACACCTTGCGCCAACTGCACCAGGCCGGATTCCGGAATTTCGAGGCTGCCAATCTCTCCCATTTCCTTCTTCTGAAAGGGTTGGCGGGCGTGCGCATCTCCACCTGGCACCGCTGCTTTTCCCTCAACAGCCAGGCCTTGGCCGCCTGGCGGGAGTTGGGAGCTGAGACATGCACCCTCTATATCGAGGACGACGCCGCCAACCTGACAGACCTTTTGGCCGCCCGGGTCAACGTGGAGCGCAGGGTTATTGCCTATGCGCCATTGTCGGTCATGACCACCAAGATCCGCATCAAGGATGTGCACAGCAACATTCCGCTTCACTCGGACCGGGGAGAAGCGTATAGTGTCACCAGCCGGGACGGCCTCCAGACTATCTCTGCCGCCACTCCTTTTTCCCTGACCGCCCGCCACAGCGAACTGCGCCGCGCGGGGTGTTGTTCCTATGTGATCGATCTGCGCCAGGCGCCGAGGGAGAGCTGGAACGAAATTTTGGCGGCCTTCAAGGCGGGGCGCGAGATACCTGGTACGACGGAGTTCAATTACGCTACGGAATTAGTATGA
- a CDS encoding thermonuclease family protein: MILMKTFLTVSALLLLIVADARAERIIAGMVRGVYDGDTVLLATREDSRLKVRLYGIDAPETAKPDSPGQPFGEISRRTLMYKIMGRQVSAEVMDVDQYHRTVAVILYTGRDINREMVAEGMAWAYRQYLQGPYASEYIGVEEMARARHKGLWRDANPLPPWEFRHAQEIGGKRRGRR; the protein is encoded by the coding sequence ATGATTTTGATGAAGACCTTTCTCACGGTATCAGCGCTGCTCCTACTGATCGTTGCCGATGCCCGTGCGGAGCGCATCATCGCAGGGATGGTGCGGGGGGTCTACGACGGCGACACGGTGTTGCTGGCCACCCGGGAGGATAGCCGGCTCAAGGTGCGTTTGTACGGCATCGATGCCCCTGAGACCGCCAAACCTGACAGTCCCGGACAACCCTTCGGAGAGATCTCCCGGCGGACCCTGATGTACAAGATCATGGGTCGCCAAGTCTCCGCGGAGGTTATGGATGTGGACCAATACCACCGCACGGTGGCGGTTATCCTGTATACCGGCCGGGACATCAACCGCGAAATGGTGGCTGAGGGGATGGCCTGGGCCTATCGACAATATCTGCAAGGACCTTACGCCTCTGAGTATATCGGCGTGGAGGAGATGGCCCGTGCCCGGCACAAGGGGCTCTGGCGGGACGCCAACCCGCTGCCTCCCTGGGAGTTCCGCCATGCCCAGGAGATCGGTGGCAAGCGCCGCGGCCGTCGTTAG
- a CDS encoding respiratory chain complex I subunit 1 family protein, whose protein sequence is MIDLLIHLVLVILMPPLLPGVINRTKAAFAGRTGAPLLQPYFDLFRLLRKGTVFSRTTTWIFRAGPVVSLAATLVAALFIPLGYHPPPLSFNGDMILFVYLLALGRFFTVAAALDTGSSFEGMGAAREVSFSCLAEPVVLITLLVLSRLSGSLSLSGILTHSSATLWLTSGASLVMLVAGLFMVLLAENCRIPFDDPTTHLELTMIHEVLVLDHSGPAFGMITYGAALKLYVLSALFLHVALPLRDANPYLDWVVFVVSMILLAVAIGVVESCMARLRLTRVPQMLLAACVMSAFAMVLVLR, encoded by the coding sequence GTGATTGATCTCCTGATCCATCTCGTTCTGGTCATCCTCATGCCCCCCCTGCTGCCGGGAGTGATCAATCGTACCAAGGCCGCCTTTGCGGGCCGTACCGGTGCGCCGCTGCTCCAGCCATATTTTGATCTGTTTCGACTGCTGCGCAAGGGCACGGTCTTCAGCCGCACCACCACCTGGATCTTCCGGGCCGGCCCCGTCGTGAGTCTGGCTGCCACCCTGGTCGCCGCGCTGTTTATCCCTCTTGGCTACCACCCCCCCCCGCTCTCATTCAACGGCGACATGATCCTGTTTGTATACCTGTTGGCCTTGGGACGCTTCTTTACCGTTGCCGCAGCCCTGGACACCGGCTCCAGCTTCGAAGGGATGGGTGCCGCCCGCGAGGTGAGCTTTTCCTGCCTGGCCGAACCGGTGGTGCTGATCACCCTCCTTGTGCTGTCACGCCTGTCCGGGTCCCTCTCCCTGTCTGGAATCCTGACCCACAGCTCAGCAACTCTCTGGCTGACCTCCGGGGCTTCCCTGGTCATGTTGGTGGCCGGGCTGTTCATGGTGCTTCTGGCGGAAAACTGCCGGATTCCCTTCGACGATCCAACGACCCACCTGGAACTGACCATGATCCACGAGGTGCTGGTGCTGGACCACAGCGGTCCCGCTTTCGGTATGATTACCTATGGCGCGGCGCTCAAACTCTATGTCCTCTCCGCCCTCTTCCTGCATGTGGCCCTGCCCTTGCGCGATGCCAACCCTTACCTCGATTGGGTTGTTTTCGTGGTGTCCATGATTCTTCTGGCGGTTGCCATCGGCGTGGTGGAATCGTGCATGGCCCGCCTCCGCTTGACGCGCGTGCCTCAGATGCTCCTGGCGGCCTGTGTCATGTCGGCTTTTGCCATGGTCCTGGTGCTGAGGTGA